The Aggregatilinea lenta genome includes a region encoding these proteins:
- a CDS encoding DMSO/selenate family reductase complex A subunit, producing MEDKGFLSNAVKGVELNRRSFLKWNAALGGAAALATGGLTASQMALKAAAAGAETVVPTSCAHNCGGRCRILVHVQDGVIKRLTTDDRPDTLEDPQLRACQRGRSYRQRVYHTDRLKYPLKRVGKRGDGQYERISWDEAIATVAEAMQRIKDEYGPEAFINHYASGADGMQGAGTSSRLLNLFGGALNEYGSYSAACWEYMLPRVLGTFTTANSRDDWKNSKLIVMFGYNPMEMVGGTNTMYYLKQAKQAGAKVIVIDPRQSMTAVWADEWIPIHPGTDVALIAALAYVMISEGLHDQEFLDTYTSGFDDAHLPEGIPNGNSYKSYVMGDQDDQPKTPEWAEAITGVSRERIVRLARELALTKPAAIYQGWGGQRRAYGEQFVHAGITLAAMTGNIGISGGSAGTGGMTSRYLPTGSLGVPNPIKLAISTFTWTDAIVRGTEMGAADGVEGLADGQETLPYNIKFIYNNAGNALINQHGDINKTKEILADDSLVEFIVTHEQFMTPSAKFSDIILPATTWMETESMTTSWVMGDTVYYMNKVIEPLFECKPDFEICALIADQLGLGDQYRDGKETHEDWIREWTAGLKDVDPTFDFDTFKANGVHVVLYDKPAIGLSEFRADPEANALSTPSGKIEIFCQAKWAADDPVEIPAVASYIPEWEGPQSDLVAQYPLQIQGHHFHARSHSTYDNIEWLRESMPQRLFMNPVDADARGIEDGDKVRIFNDRGEVIIPVRVTKRIMPGVLDLPQGAWYDPDENGIDRAGCINVLTSHHPTPFAKGTSQHTNLVEVEKA from the coding sequence ATGGAGGACAAAGGATTTTTGTCCAATGCCGTCAAGGGGGTCGAACTCAACCGGCGCAGCTTCCTTAAGTGGAACGCGGCGTTGGGTGGAGCAGCGGCTCTTGCGACCGGCGGCTTGACCGCCAGCCAAATGGCCTTGAAGGCTGCGGCGGCTGGGGCGGAAACGGTTGTGCCTACCAGCTGCGCCCATAACTGCGGGGGGCGCTGCCGCATTCTAGTTCACGTCCAGGACGGCGTCATCAAGCGCCTGACGACTGACGACCGCCCGGACACCCTGGAAGATCCGCAGCTTCGGGCCTGCCAGCGTGGGCGGTCGTATCGCCAGCGCGTGTACCATACCGACCGGCTGAAGTACCCGTTGAAGCGGGTGGGCAAGCGCGGTGACGGTCAATACGAGCGTATCTCGTGGGATGAAGCCATTGCCACGGTCGCGGAAGCGATGCAGCGAATCAAGGACGAGTATGGTCCTGAAGCGTTCATCAACCACTACGCGTCCGGCGCGGACGGCATGCAGGGAGCGGGCACGTCATCGCGGCTGCTGAACCTGTTCGGCGGCGCATTGAACGAGTACGGGTCGTACAGCGCAGCGTGCTGGGAATACATGCTGCCGCGCGTGTTGGGCACCTTCACGACTGCGAACTCGCGTGACGACTGGAAGAATTCCAAGCTGATCGTCATGTTCGGCTATAACCCGATGGAAATGGTCGGCGGCACGAACACGATGTATTACCTCAAGCAGGCCAAGCAGGCCGGTGCAAAGGTCATCGTGATCGATCCGCGCCAGAGCATGACCGCCGTCTGGGCTGACGAGTGGATCCCGATCCATCCAGGGACCGATGTGGCGCTGATCGCTGCGCTGGCCTACGTCATGATCAGTGAAGGGCTGCACGACCAGGAGTTCCTGGACACCTACACCAGCGGCTTCGACGACGCGCACCTGCCGGAAGGCATCCCCAACGGCAACTCCTATAAGAGTTACGTGATGGGCGACCAGGACGACCAGCCCAAAACGCCCGAATGGGCCGAAGCAATCACGGGTGTCTCACGCGAGCGCATCGTGCGGCTGGCGCGTGAGCTTGCGCTCACCAAACCGGCGGCAATCTACCAGGGCTGGGGAGGCCAGCGCCGGGCGTATGGCGAACAGTTCGTGCACGCCGGGATCACGCTCGCGGCCATGACCGGCAATATCGGCATTTCGGGCGGCTCGGCTGGAACAGGCGGCATGACGTCGCGCTATTTGCCCACCGGATCGTTAGGCGTGCCAAACCCGATCAAGCTTGCCATCTCGACCTTTACCTGGACCGACGCCATCGTGCGCGGAACGGAAATGGGCGCCGCAGACGGCGTAGAGGGCCTGGCCGACGGGCAGGAAACGCTGCCCTACAACATCAAGTTCATCTACAACAACGCCGGAAATGCGCTGATCAACCAGCATGGCGATATCAACAAGACCAAAGAGATCCTCGCGGACGACAGCCTGGTCGAGTTCATCGTCACGCACGAGCAGTTCATGACGCCCTCGGCCAAGTTCTCGGACATCATCCTTCCGGCAACCACCTGGATGGAAACCGAGAGTATGACCACCAGCTGGGTCATGGGCGACACTGTGTACTACATGAATAAAGTGATCGAGCCGCTGTTCGAATGTAAGCCAGACTTCGAGATCTGCGCGCTGATTGCGGACCAGCTCGGCCTGGGCGACCAGTACCGCGACGGCAAGGAAACCCACGAAGACTGGATCCGTGAGTGGACGGCAGGCCTCAAGGATGTCGATCCGACCTTCGACTTCGACACCTTCAAAGCCAACGGCGTGCACGTCGTGTTATACGACAAGCCCGCGATTGGCCTGAGCGAATTCCGCGCCGATCCAGAGGCGAACGCGCTGTCCACGCCGTCGGGCAAGATCGAGATCTTCTGCCAGGCGAAATGGGCTGCGGACGACCCCGTCGAGATCCCGGCAGTGGCCAGCTATATCCCTGAATGGGAGGGACCGCAGTCCGATCTGGTCGCGCAGTACCCGCTGCAAATCCAGGGGCACCACTTCCATGCGCGCTCGCACTCGACCTATGACAACATCGAATGGCTGCGCGAGTCGATGCCGCAGCGCCTGTTCATGAACCCGGTCGACGCGGACGCACGCGGAATTGAAGATGGCGACAAGGTGCGCATCTTCAACGATCGCGGTGAGGTCATCATCCCGGTGCGCGTTACCAAGCGCATTATGCCGGGCGTGCTCGACCTGCCGCAGGGGGCGTGGTATGACCCGGACGAGAATGGTATCGACCGCGCGGGGTGTATCAACGTGCTGACCTCACACCATCCGACGCCGTTTGCAAAGGGCACTTCTCAACACACGAACCTCGTTGAAGTCGAGAAGGCTTAA
- a CDS encoding DMSO/selenate family reductase complex B subunit yields MAKQLAFYYDQSVCTGCKACQVACKDDNDLSSGIIWRRVVEINGGDWIKQGATWGQNIFTYHLSLSCNHCEEGICLEVCPTGAMHKREDGVVLIDEDKCIGCRYCEWACPYEAPQYNDDKGKMSKCDFCYNYIDEGLPPACVAACPMRALDFGELSELQAKYGLVDNIYPMPDPSLTKPAIVITPHADAALAGAEGVSIGNVEEI; encoded by the coding sequence ATGGCGAAACAACTAGCCTTCTATTATGACCAGAGCGTTTGCACCGGCTGCAAAGCCTGTCAGGTCGCGTGCAAAGATGACAATGACCTCAGTTCGGGCATCATTTGGCGTCGCGTGGTTGAGATCAATGGCGGCGACTGGATTAAGCAGGGTGCGACGTGGGGGCAGAACATCTTTACGTACCACCTGTCGCTGTCCTGCAATCACTGTGAAGAGGGCATCTGTCTGGAAGTCTGCCCGACGGGGGCGATGCATAAACGCGAGGATGGCGTGGTCCTGATCGATGAGGACAAATGCATCGGCTGTCGCTACTGCGAGTGGGCGTGCCCCTACGAGGCGCCGCAATATAACGACGACAAAGGTAAGATGAGTAAGTGTGACTTCTGCTACAACTACATCGACGAGGGACTGCCCCCGGCCTGTGTAGCGGCCTGCCCGATGCGCGCGCTCGACTTTGGCGAGCTGAGCGAACTGCAAGCCAAGTACGGGTTGGTCGATAACATCTATCCCATGCCCGATCCGTCGCTAACGAAGCCTGCCATTGTGATCACGCCTCATGCAGACGCCGCGCTGGCCGGTGCCGAGGGCGTTAGCATCGGCAACGTAGAGGAGATTTAA
- a CDS encoding dimethyl sulfoxide reductase anchor subunit family protein: MDTRDWALVIFTICAQMAVGSFIILGVVHFFVERKSGLQEADRMSDRALLAIGPVLVLGTLASFLHLGSPINGWRAISNIDSSWLSREILFNVLFMGAGAVFAVMQWRKLSTATIRNAIAVVAALIGVVLVVSMSQVYMIRTVPAWDTVATVLSFFTTTFLLGAMAMGTAYAANYTYMQRKSEPGCGPEGAQCDLLRYALRGLAVASIVLVGVTFVIMPLYMGYLSNDSAATQQSADIIVNDYGVVLGLRLALVFLGAVLLGGFIYRTASDPTRERWMINLAYTAFALVLISEVLGRFLFYASQITSGLG; this comes from the coding sequence ATGGACACTCGTGATTGGGCATTGGTGATCTTTACAATCTGCGCCCAGATGGCGGTTGGTTCCTTCATCATTCTGGGCGTGGTCCACTTCTTCGTCGAGCGGAAGTCGGGCCTTCAAGAAGCCGACCGCATGAGCGACCGGGCGCTGCTGGCCATCGGGCCGGTGCTGGTCCTCGGCACGCTCGCATCGTTTCTGCACCTGGGGAGTCCGATCAACGGCTGGCGCGCGATCAGCAACATCGACTCGTCCTGGCTCAGCCGTGAAATTCTGTTTAACGTGCTGTTCATGGGCGCGGGCGCGGTCTTCGCGGTGATGCAGTGGCGCAAGCTGAGCACGGCGACGATCCGCAATGCGATCGCCGTGGTCGCCGCGCTGATCGGCGTGGTCCTGGTGGTCAGCATGTCGCAGGTGTACATGATCCGCACGGTTCCGGCGTGGGATACGGTGGCCACGGTGCTGTCGTTCTTCACGACGACCTTCTTGCTGGGCGCGATGGCGATGGGTACCGCGTACGCGGCGAACTACACCTATATGCAGCGCAAGAGCGAACCCGGCTGTGGGCCGGAAGGCGCGCAGTGCGACCTGCTGCGCTATGCGCTGCGCGGCCTGGCCGTGGCATCCATCGTGCTGGTGGGCGTGACCTTCGTGATCATGCCGCTGTACATGGGTTATCTGTCGAACGATTCAGCCGCCACGCAGCAGTCTGCTGACATCATCGTCAACGACTACGGCGTCGTGTTGGGCCTGCGCCTGGCGCTGGTCTTCCTGGGCGCGGTGCTGCTGGGCGGGTTCATCTACCGCACGGCGAGCGACCCCACCCGCGAGCGCTGGATGATCAATCTGGCCTACACGGCCTTCGCGCTGGTGCTCATCTCCGAAGTGCTGGGACGCTTCCTCTTCTATGCGTCCCAGATCACGTCCGGGCTTGGGTAG
- a CDS encoding metallophosphoesterase, with the protein MEIAPQYGDLIGAQPAPVLPLTGGLRARTRTLSARIERTKTYRGLDDAVRRGLHIRAFSLARDRYVIFSDLHRGSGQKNVDDFLHNRDVYCRALSHYLGQDYRLVLNGDVEEGWKTNYRTVSQVYAETAIAAEREFAAQSPTHYLRIYGNHDDALANPALVRRYLGPVFGAVSVHAAVVLGGRIVIAHGHQGDLYSDRYAWLSRKAVRYGWRPIQRVTGIELNHDAENSARLSARDRHLSAWARDNGLLLICGHTHRPHFPAPAAGAALPYLNDGACVHSDGITGIEIEGGEIRLVKWRLRASEAERSVLQSYDLGRILHANACARAH; encoded by the coding sequence ATGGAAATAGCTCCTCAATATGGTGACCTGATCGGGGCGCAGCCTGCGCCCGTGCTGCCCCTGACGGGCGGCCTCCGGGCGCGGACACGGACCCTGAGCGCGCGCATCGAGCGCACAAAAACCTATCGCGGCCTGGACGACGCGGTCCGGCGCGGGCTTCATATCCGCGCCTTTTCCCTGGCGCGCGACCGGTACGTGATCTTCAGCGACCTGCATCGCGGGTCCGGCCAGAAGAACGTGGACGACTTTCTGCACAACCGCGACGTGTACTGTCGCGCGCTGTCCCATTACCTGGGGCAGGATTATCGCCTCGTGCTGAACGGCGACGTCGAGGAAGGCTGGAAGACGAACTACCGCACCGTGTCGCAGGTCTACGCGGAGACGGCCATCGCCGCCGAACGCGAGTTCGCGGCGCAGAGCCCCACGCACTATCTGCGCATCTACGGCAACCACGACGACGCGCTGGCGAATCCGGCACTGGTCCGGCGCTATCTCGGCCCTGTCTTCGGCGCGGTGAGCGTGCATGCTGCCGTCGTGCTGGGCGGGCGGATCGTCATCGCGCACGGCCACCAGGGCGACCTCTACTCGGATCGCTATGCGTGGCTGAGCCGCAAGGCGGTGCGTTATGGTTGGCGGCCTATCCAGCGCGTCACCGGGATCGAGCTGAACCACGACGCGGAAAACAGTGCGCGCCTGTCCGCGCGGGATCGTCACCTGTCGGCCTGGGCGCGTGACAACGGCCTGCTGCTGATCTGTGGCCACACGCACCGGCCCCACTTCCCGGCCCCGGCGGCGGGGGCGGCACTGCCCTACCTCAATGATGGCGCGTGCGTGCATTCCGATGGCATCACCGGCATCGAGATTGAGGGCGGCGAGATCCGGCTGGTCAAGTGGCGGCTGCGCGCGTCCGAGGCGGAGCGGTCCGTGCTACAAAGCTACGATCTGGGCCGCATCCTGCACGCCAACGCGTGCGCTCGCGCGCACTGA
- a CDS encoding DUF6798 domain-containing protein, whose amino-acid sequence MDFLKALAHDHPRTLATILFLVSAALILVLGVQGIEHANPNNFRDQAVQIPVIESYADASLFPGDFMLEVRASYVTLFYPALGIMSRVVSLEPLMLALYVLASAATLAGVYALTVAIFHEPLAGMVAALLWMAYWPNPGGDFIHSPFVTHTTFAAALQVWALVLFFRRRPLLAAVVLGVAANINAMTSFFVAVMWGMALLVDPQRSFKQIVRIYALLLVFALPVLLWRMTLPFTEASLDEFVDIVRLRLWYAVFPFSFSLLLWAGFGAMLVLWRVSWRFGRPAQHRQILAMAGGIALLCAIGIVFAEIIPVEFIIELQLVRSTWLINLLILVYVARMIAHLLDSTGAWRRSIALALVMAFVLPRLAIEFFPPDQPTPYPLMIDLDTPWIDAHGALVALILAAALVVLLWAVYVLRRGTLAGSRLAWTLGWFATSLVGLALPAFIPAALPVAQQRATGDWRAALVWIEANTAPDAYFLTPPQYDGFRMVARRGYVGDWKDGTVGIFHNGWAIEWYERMLDLGFDPDAFAFASMTQAHLCDAATRYGVSHVVTLREWDIRGETAYENGTFVVIPVEGLACG is encoded by the coding sequence ATGGATTTCTTGAAGGCTCTCGCTCACGACCATCCCCGCACCCTCGCAACGATCCTGTTCCTCGTGTCGGCGGCTCTCATTCTTGTTTTGGGCGTACAAGGTATCGAGCACGCCAATCCGAACAATTTCCGCGACCAGGCAGTCCAGATCCCCGTCATCGAGTCCTACGCGGACGCGTCGCTGTTCCCCGGCGATTTTATGCTGGAGGTCCGCGCGAGCTACGTCACGCTGTTCTACCCGGCACTGGGAATCATGTCACGCGTCGTCTCGCTGGAGCCGCTCATGCTGGCGCTCTACGTGCTGGCCTCCGCCGCGACGCTGGCGGGCGTTTATGCGTTGACGGTGGCGATCTTTCACGAGCCGCTGGCCGGAATGGTCGCGGCACTGCTGTGGATGGCCTACTGGCCCAACCCCGGCGGCGATTTCATCCATTCCCCCTTCGTGACCCATACCACCTTCGCCGCCGCGCTTCAGGTGTGGGCGCTGGTTCTGTTCTTCCGGCGGCGTCCGCTGCTGGCGGCGGTCGTGCTGGGGGTCGCGGCCAACATCAACGCCATGACGAGCTTTTTCGTCGCGGTGATGTGGGGTATGGCGCTGCTGGTCGATCCGCAGCGCTCGTTCAAGCAGATCGTACGCATCTATGCGCTGCTGCTGGTCTTCGCGCTGCCGGTACTCCTCTGGCGCATGACGCTGCCCTTCACCGAAGCGTCGCTGGATGAATTCGTGGATATCGTGCGGCTGCGGCTGTGGTACGCGGTGTTCCCGTTCTCGTTTTCGCTGCTGCTGTGGGCCGGGTTCGGCGCGATGTTGGTGTTGTGGCGCGTCTCGTGGCGCTTTGGGCGGCCTGCGCAGCACCGGCAGATCCTGGCGATGGCGGGCGGGATCGCGCTGCTATGCGCGATCGGTATCGTCTTCGCGGAGATCATCCCGGTCGAGTTCATCATCGAGCTGCAACTGGTGCGCAGCACGTGGCTGATCAACCTGCTGATCCTGGTCTACGTCGCGCGCATGATCGCGCATCTGCTCGATTCCACCGGCGCGTGGCGGCGTTCGATCGCGTTGGCGCTGGTGATGGCCTTTGTGCTGCCCCGGCTGGCGATCGAGTTCTTTCCGCCCGACCAGCCGACGCCTTATCCACTGATGATCGACCTGGACACGCCCTGGATCGACGCGCACGGCGCGCTGGTCGCGTTGATTCTGGCGGCGGCGCTGGTCGTGCTGCTGTGGGCGGTCTACGTGCTGCGTCGGGGGACGCTCGCCGGATCGCGACTGGCGTGGACGCTGGGCTGGTTTGCGACGAGTCTCGTCGGGTTGGCGCTGCCCGCGTTTATCCCGGCGGCGCTGCCCGTCGCGCAGCAGCGTGCCACGGGAGACTGGCGCGCGGCGCTGGTGTGGATCGAGGCCAACACCGCGCCGGACGCCTACTTCCTCACGCCGCCGCAGTACGACGGCTTCCGCATGGTGGCGCGGCGCGGCTACGTGGGCGACTGGAAGGATGGCACGGTTGGCATTTTCCACAACGGGTGGGCGATCGAGTGGTACGAGCGCATGCTGGACCTGGGCTTCGATCCCGACGCGTTCGCCTTCGCGTCGATGACGCAGGCCCATCTCTGCGACGCTGCCACGCGCTATGGCGTGTCGCATGTCGTCACGCTGCGCGAGTGGGACATCCGGGGCGAGACGGCCTATGAGAATGGCACGTTCGTCGTGATCCCGGTCGAGGGCCTCGCCTGCGGGTGA